One window of Ralstonia pickettii DTP0602 genomic DNA carries:
- a CDS encoding transcriptional regulator codes for MDCNEVCELLPACADDELGAAESLRLEQHLAQCAACSAELGRLRALRTAVREGATYHRANPALRARIAAALPAAGLPAGGEASRRRWLEWFAWRPAVNAGLAALTVASMAFGLTLFMLRDSPQDALAREVVSSHVRALIADHAVDVASTDRHTVKPWFNGRLDYAPPVHDMAAEGFPLVGGRLDYIHGQRVAVLVYRRNQHPIDVFVLRGAGTREAALDLDGTLTRQGYQIAHWQAGGMDYWAVTDASGADLQRFSKAWRMAGGSTQ; via the coding sequence ATGGACTGCAATGAGGTTTGCGAACTGCTGCCCGCCTGCGCCGACGACGAACTCGGCGCGGCGGAAAGCCTGCGCCTGGAGCAGCACCTGGCGCAATGTGCCGCGTGCTCGGCCGAACTGGGACGCCTGCGCGCGCTGCGCACTGCCGTACGGGAAGGCGCGACTTATCATCGCGCAAATCCCGCCCTGCGCGCCCGGATCGCTGCCGCGCTGCCTGCGGCCGGCCTTCCGGCAGGTGGTGAGGCATCACGCCGACGCTGGCTTGAGTGGTTTGCCTGGCGCCCGGCCGTTAACGCCGGGCTGGCGGCACTGACCGTGGCATCGATGGCGTTCGGGCTGACTTTGTTCATGTTGCGGGATTCCCCGCAAGACGCCCTGGCCCGGGAGGTGGTCAGCAGCCACGTGCGCGCGCTGATCGCCGACCACGCCGTCGACGTGGCATCGACGGATCGCCACACGGTCAAGCCGTGGTTCAACGGGCGGCTCGACTACGCGCCGCCGGTCCATGACATGGCGGCCGAGGGCTTTCCGCTCGTCGGCGGACGGCTCGACTACATCCATGGGCAGCGGGTGGCGGTGCTGGTCTATCGACGCAACCAGCATCCGATCGATGTGTTCGTGCTGCGCGGCGCGGGCACGCGCGAGGCAGCGCTGGACCTTGACGGCACCCTGACCCGACAGGGCTACCAGATCGCGCACTGGCAGGCAGGCGGCATGGACTACTGGGCCGTGACCGATGCCTCGGGGGCCGACCTGCAACGCTTCAGCAAGGCATGGCGAATGGCCGGCGGCAGCACGCAATGA
- a CDS encoding RNA polymerase sigma factor (K03088: SIG3.2, rpoE; RNA polymerase sigma-70 factor, ECF subfamily), protein MQHASDDRRRFDELVLPQLDAAYNLARWLSGSASEADDVVQEAFLRAYRLFGSFHGDQPRPWLLAIVRNTWFTACQKRKSAGEVCSYDDLHENQPLPAWHDGQDSPEQWLLRQEDVRLVHRALEQLPVAYREVLVLRELEELPYRDIARVADIAIGTVMSRLARGRRMLAAAVTALQQQGTAQAPAHARPPSAGLAPAPHPARETGHGLQ, encoded by the coding sequence ATGCAGCACGCATCCGACGATCGCCGCCGCTTCGATGAACTGGTGCTCCCGCAACTGGACGCCGCCTACAACCTCGCGCGCTGGTTGTCGGGCAGCGCCAGCGAGGCCGACGACGTGGTTCAGGAAGCCTTCCTGCGCGCTTACCGGCTCTTTGGCAGTTTCCACGGCGACCAGCCGCGCCCGTGGCTGCTGGCCATCGTGCGCAATACGTGGTTCACCGCCTGCCAGAAGCGCAAGTCCGCCGGCGAGGTGTGCAGCTATGACGACCTGCACGAGAACCAGCCCTTGCCGGCCTGGCACGATGGCCAGGACAGCCCCGAGCAGTGGCTGCTGCGGCAGGAAGACGTGCGTCTGGTGCACCGTGCGCTGGAGCAGCTTCCGGTGGCCTACCGCGAAGTGCTGGTGCTGCGCGAACTGGAGGAACTGCCCTACCGCGACATTGCTCGCGTCGCGGATATCGCCATCGGCACGGTCATGTCGCGGCTGGCGCGCGGGCGGCGGATGCTGGCGGCGGCTGTGACGGCGCTGCAGCAGCAGGGCACGGCGCAAGCGCCGGCACACGCACGCCCGCCATCCGCTGGGCTGGCGCCGGCACCGCACCCCGCCAGGGAGACAGGTCATGGACTGCAATGA
- a CDS encoding Ser/Thr phosphatase encodes MDTLKRRDFLRLAGAAGGAVFASGLPGWAFGRDEDFYFVQLSDAHWGFQGPANPDARGTLPKAIAAVNALRQPPDFIMFTGDLTHTTDDPQERRRRLREFQSVIAGLGVSTIHLMPGEHDASLDAGAAYQELFGPTHYTFDHKGVHFVVLDNVSDPAGRVGDAQRAWLAADLARQPKGARIVVFTHRPLFDLYPQWDWATRDGAQVIDTLMPYPNVTVFYGHIHQEHHHMTRHIAHHAARSLMFPLPPPGSQPQRLPVPWDAAQPYRGLGWREVEAKPAPGAFALAEQPIAT; translated from the coding sequence ATGGACACACTGAAGCGACGCGATTTCCTGAGGCTGGCAGGCGCCGCCGGCGGCGCGGTCTTTGCATCGGGCCTGCCGGGCTGGGCCTTTGGGCGCGATGAGGATTTCTACTTTGTCCAGCTTTCGGATGCGCACTGGGGCTTCCAGGGGCCGGCCAACCCCGATGCGCGGGGCACGCTGCCCAAGGCCATCGCCGCCGTCAATGCGCTGCGCCAGCCGCCGGACTTCATCATGTTTACCGGCGATCTCACGCACACTACTGACGACCCGCAGGAGCGCAGGCGCCGCCTGCGCGAGTTCCAGTCGGTCATTGCCGGCCTGGGCGTCAGCACGATCCACCTGATGCCGGGCGAGCACGACGCCAGCCTCGATGCGGGTGCGGCCTACCAGGAGCTGTTCGGGCCGACGCACTACACCTTCGATCACAAAGGCGTGCATTTTGTCGTACTCGACAACGTGTCCGATCCGGCGGGGCGGGTCGGGGATGCGCAACGCGCGTGGCTGGCGGCGGACCTGGCGCGGCAACCAAAGGGCGCGCGCATCGTGGTGTTCACGCACCGCCCGCTGTTCGACCTGTATCCGCAATGGGACTGGGCCACGCGCGACGGTGCGCAGGTGATCGACACGCTGATGCCCTATCCGAACGTGACCGTGTTCTACGGCCATATCCATCAGGAGCATCACCACATGACGCGCCACATTGCGCACCACGCCGCGCGCTCGCTGATGTTCCCGCTGCCGCCGCCGGGCTCGCAGCCGCAGCGCCTGCCGGTGCCATGGGACGCCGCGCAGCCCTATCGCGGACTGGGCTGGCGCGAGGTCGAAGCGAAACCGGCGCCGGGCGCGTTCGCGCTGGCCGAGCAACCGATCGCGACCTGA
- a CDS encoding cysteine ABC transporter ATP-binding protein (K02275: coxB; cytochrome c oxidase subunit II [EC:1.9.3.1]) — protein MNSSLLGRRTALGWMLGLGAAMLAGAGRGDAAAPRVIRIHARKFVFTPDHIPLRAGEPVVFELTAQDVIMGFSVPDFGVRADVAPGVTVRLPATARGRGNYGFLCDIFCGSGHETMNGIIEVT, from the coding sequence ATGAATTCATCGCTGCTCGGCCGGCGCACGGCGCTGGGCTGGATGCTTGGCCTCGGCGCGGCCATGCTGGCCGGTGCCGGCCGGGGCGATGCGGCTGCGCCGCGCGTTATCCGCATCCATGCGCGCAAGTTCGTCTTTACCCCGGATCACATCCCGCTGCGTGCCGGCGAGCCGGTCGTATTCGAACTCACGGCACAGGACGTGATCATGGGCTTCAGCGTGCCGGATTTCGGCGTGCGTGCCGACGTGGCGCCGGGCGTGACCGTGCGTTTACCGGCAACGGCGCGCGGCCGCGGCAACTACGGCTTCCTGTGCGACATCTTTTGCGGATCGGGGCATGAGACGATGAACGGCATTATCGAGGTCACATAG
- a CDS encoding murein transglycosylase → MPVVRPQHWLAGLLLSGLMGAFSLCSTYAVAQQKPAPASAPAAAPAAKAAAGTAAPAAPRGLSLANKPRTGDFDTMLNSRVIRVLVPYSRTLYFSDKGHERGLTAELVRAFERYLNKTYADRLGKRPLTVIIIPTTRDRLLPDLAAGLGDIAAGNLTETEARLKLVDFAAPRDRKPVRELIVTGPKSPALKSLDDLAGKTVHVRRASSYYESLTALNNRLRESGKAPMQLVMLPDALEDEDVLEMVNAGLLAIVVVDDWKAAMWAQILPDIKVHQDLAVREGGYVGWAFRKNSPQLRQAIDDFYVNHVKKQGVAEYLLKQSMRRIKQIKNNTDDAEYKRFQQTVAFFEKYGKDYGFDPLMLAAQGFQESQLNQQARSRVGAVGIMQIMPATGKELNVGNIQMVESNIHAGAKYMDRLMTKYFPDAHFSESNRPLFAFASYNAGPGNIAKMRKEAAARGLDPDKWFNNVEIVVAEKIGIETTTYVRNIFKYYAAYRLMQERQAARERALKQVQQ, encoded by the coding sequence ATGCCCGTCGTTCGCCCGCAGCACTGGTTAGCAGGCCTGCTCCTGTCCGGCCTGATGGGCGCGTTCAGCCTGTGCAGCACGTATGCCGTAGCGCAGCAGAAACCGGCACCGGCGTCCGCACCCGCGGCGGCCCCCGCTGCGAAAGCCGCGGCCGGCACGGCAGCTCCCGCGGCCCCGCGCGGCCTCAGTCTGGCCAACAAGCCGCGCACGGGCGATTTCGACACGATGCTCAACAGCCGCGTCATCCGCGTGCTGGTGCCATACAGCCGCACGCTCTACTTCAGCGACAAAGGCCATGAGCGCGGACTGACGGCAGAGCTGGTGCGTGCCTTCGAGCGCTACCTGAACAAGACCTACGCCGACCGCCTTGGCAAGCGCCCCCTCACCGTCATCATCATCCCCACCACACGCGACCGCCTGCTGCCCGACCTGGCGGCGGGCCTGGGCGATATCGCCGCCGGCAACCTGACCGAGACCGAAGCGCGGCTGAAGCTGGTCGACTTTGCCGCGCCGCGTGACCGCAAGCCGGTGCGCGAGCTGATCGTGACCGGCCCGAAGTCACCGGCGCTGAAGAGCCTGGACGACCTGGCGGGCAAGACCGTCCACGTGCGCCGCGCGAGCAGCTATTACGAAAGCCTGACCGCACTGAACAATCGCCTGCGCGAGTCCGGCAAGGCTCCAATGCAGCTGGTGATGCTGCCCGATGCCCTCGAAGACGAAGACGTGCTCGAGATGGTCAATGCGGGACTGCTGGCGATCGTCGTGGTCGATGACTGGAAGGCGGCAATGTGGGCGCAGATCCTGCCTGACATCAAGGTGCACCAGGACCTCGCCGTGCGCGAAGGCGGCTATGTCGGCTGGGCCTTCCGCAAGAACAGTCCACAGTTGCGGCAGGCGATCGACGATTTCTATGTCAACCACGTCAAGAAGCAGGGCGTGGCGGAATACCTGCTCAAGCAATCCATGCGCCGGATCAAGCAGATCAAGAACAACACCGACGACGCCGAATACAAGCGCTTCCAGCAGACCGTTGCCTTCTTCGAGAAGTACGGCAAGGACTATGGCTTCGACCCGCTGATGCTGGCGGCACAGGGCTTCCAGGAATCACAGCTCAACCAGCAGGCGCGCAGCCGTGTGGGCGCCGTCGGCATCATGCAGATCATGCCCGCCACCGGCAAGGAATTGAACGTGGGCAACATCCAGATGGTCGAGTCCAACATCCACGCCGGCGCCAAGTATATGGACCGGCTGATGACAAAGTACTTCCCCGACGCGCACTTCTCGGAATCCAACCGCCCCCTGTTCGCCTTCGCCAGCTACAACGCCGGGCCGGGCAATATTGCCAAGATGCGCAAGGAGGCAGCGGCGCGCGGGCTGGATCCCGACAAGTGGTTCAACAATGTCGAGATCGTGGTGGCGGAGAAGATCGGCATCGAAACCACCACCTATGTGCGCAACATCTTCAAGTACTACGCGGCATACCGGCTCATGCAGGAAAGGCAGGCCGCGCGTGAGCGGGCACTGAAGCAGGTCCAGCAGTAG
- a CDS encoding signal peptide protein: MNRKQPARLPKIVGAIAAGLAGLICATAIAQTPASPATPATPAAQGMPATPATPAVPAAAAGSQGASPGVTQIEPPKDPLVERREARQKASAEYKAKKKAAKGEYKQDVGAAKQERKTENKAADATAKQEMAAPKQ, from the coding sequence ATGAATCGAAAACAGCCCGCTCGCCTTCCCAAGATCGTCGGCGCGATTGCCGCTGGACTGGCAGGCCTCATTTGCGCCACGGCGATTGCCCAGACGCCGGCCAGCCCTGCCACGCCGGCAACCCCGGCCGCCCAGGGCATGCCGGCCACCCCGGCAACCCCGGCCGTCCCTGCCGCCGCGGCAGGCTCCCAAGGCGCATCGCCCGGCGTGACCCAGATCGAACCGCCAAAGGATCCACTGGTCGAGCGCCGTGAGGCACGCCAGAAAGCCTCGGCCGAGTACAAGGCCAAGAAGAAGGCGGCCAAGGGCGAGTACAAGCAGGACGTCGGCGCGGCCAAGCAGGAGCGCAAGACCGAAAACAAGGCTGCGGACGCTACCGCCAAGCAGGAAATGGCTGCGCCAAAGCAATAG
- a CDS encoding hypothetical protein (K07345: fimA; major type 1 subunit fimbrin (pilin)) gives MGRPEPELCFCEDRFDFLWHDIRCQPPDSQVRFDNSLVIYIAIAAGSISFSAASCQTPDVLVDLGVHRTSEFTGVGAYSASKGFNIALNNCPPGINNIRYQIDALTNVLGGNGSVVALDGASTATGVGVQLLDGSDKPFALGSTVGLAGFDGSTGGNYTIPLRARYYQTGSKVTSGTANTLMTFTMVYQ, from the coding sequence TTGGGGCGGCCAGAACCTGAATTATGTTTTTGTGAAGACCGGTTCGATTTCCTATGGCACGATATCCGCTGCCAGCCTCCCGACAGTCAGGTACGATTTGACAATTCCCTGGTTATCTATATTGCCATCGCGGCGGGAAGTATTTCGTTTAGCGCCGCTTCCTGTCAGACCCCGGATGTCCTGGTCGATCTTGGCGTGCATCGCACTTCGGAATTCACTGGCGTGGGAGCCTATTCTGCCTCGAAAGGATTCAATATCGCCCTGAATAATTGCCCGCCCGGGATCAATAACATCCGATACCAGATTGATGCCCTGACAAACGTGCTTGGCGGTAACGGCTCGGTCGTGGCACTCGATGGTGCATCGACGGCGACGGGAGTCGGCGTCCAGTTGCTGGATGGTTCGGACAAGCCCTTTGCGCTGGGTAGCACGGTGGGCCTGGCTGGCTTTGATGGCAGCACCGGCGGCAACTATACGATCCCCCTCCGGGCTCGCTACTACCAGACCGGCAGCAAGGTGACCAGCGGAACCGCCAACACGCTGATGACGTTCACCATGGTGTACCAATAA
- a CDS encoding molecular chaperone GroES (K04078: groES, HSPE1; chaperonin GroES) — protein sequence MNLRPLHDRVIVKRLDNETKTASGIVIPDNAAEKPDQGEVLAIGPGKKDDKGNNIALDVKVGDRVLFGKYAGQAVKVEGQELLVMREEDIMAVVNK from the coding sequence ATGAATCTGCGTCCTTTGCACGACCGCGTGATCGTGAAGCGTCTGGACAACGAAACCAAGACCGCGTCCGGTATCGTGATTCCCGACAACGCTGCCGAGAAGCCCGATCAAGGCGAAGTACTGGCAATCGGTCCTGGCAAGAAGGATGACAAGGGCAACAACATCGCCCTCGACGTCAAGGTCGGCGACCGCGTGCTGTTCGGCAAGTACGCCGGCCAGGCCGTGAAGGTGGAAGGCCAGGAACTGCTGGTCATGCGCGAAGAAGACATCATGGCCGTGGTGAACAAGTAA
- the groEL gene encoding molecular chaperone GroEL (60 kDa chaperone family; promotes refolding of misfolded polypeptides especially under stressful conditions; forms two stacked rings of heptamers to form a barrel-shaped 14mer; ends can be capped by GroES; misfolded proteins enter the barrel where they are refolded when GroES binds; many bacteria have multiple copies of the groEL gene which are active under different environmental conditions; the B.japonicum protein in this cluster is expressed constitutively; in Rhodobacter, Corynebacterium and Rhizobium this protein is essential for growth~K04077: groEL, HSPD1; chaperonin GroEL), whose amino-acid sequence MAAKDVVFGDAARAKMVEGVNILANAVKVTLGPKGRNVVLERSFGGPTVTKDGVSVAKEIELKDKLQNMGAQMVKEVASKTSDNAGDGTTTATVLAQSIVREGMKYVAAGMNPMDLKRGIDKAVTAAVEELKKVSKPTTTSKEIAQVGAISANSDTSIGERIAEAMDKVGKEGVITVEDGKSLADELEVVEGMQFDRGYLSPYFINNPEKQVVQLDSPFVLLFDKKVSNIRDLLPVLEQVAKAGRPLLIIAEDVEGEALATLVVNNIRGILKTAAVKAPGFGDRRKAMLEDIAILTGGTVIAEEIGLTLEKAGLNDLGQAKRIEIGKENTIIIDGAGDAGAIEGRVKQIRAQIEEATSDYDREKLQERVAKLAGGVAVIKVGAATEVEMKEKKARVEDALHATRAAVEEGIVPGGGVALLRARAAISALTGENADQNAGIKIVLRAMEEPLRQIVLNAGEEASVVVAKVIEGKGNYGYNAASGEYGDLVEMGVLDPTKVTRTALQNAASVASLMLTTDCAVAESPKDESAPAMPGGMGGMGGMEGMM is encoded by the coding sequence ATGGCAGCTAAAGACGTAGTGTTCGGCGACGCCGCACGTGCCAAGATGGTCGAAGGCGTGAACATCCTCGCCAACGCAGTCAAGGTGACCCTGGGCCCGAAGGGCCGCAATGTGGTGCTGGAGCGCAGCTTCGGCGGCCCGACCGTGACCAAGGACGGCGTGTCCGTGGCCAAGGAAATCGAGCTGAAGGACAAGCTGCAGAACATGGGCGCCCAGATGGTCAAGGAAGTGGCTTCCAAGACCAGCGATAACGCCGGTGACGGTACCACCACCGCAACCGTGCTGGCCCAGTCGATCGTGCGCGAAGGCATGAAGTACGTTGCCGCCGGCATGAACCCGATGGACCTGAAGCGCGGCATCGACAAGGCTGTTACCGCTGCCGTGGAAGAGCTGAAGAAGGTCAGCAAGCCCACGACCACCAGTAAGGAAATCGCCCAGGTTGGCGCGATCTCGGCCAACAGCGACACCTCGATCGGTGAGCGCATCGCCGAAGCCATGGACAAGGTCGGCAAGGAAGGCGTGATCACCGTCGAAGACGGCAAGTCGCTGGCCGACGAGCTGGAAGTCGTGGAAGGCATGCAGTTCGACCGCGGCTACCTGTCGCCGTACTTCATCAACAACCCGGAAAAGCAGGTGGTCCAGCTGGACAGCCCGTTCGTGCTGCTGTTCGACAAGAAGGTCTCGAACATCCGCGACCTGCTGCCGGTGCTGGAGCAAGTGGCCAAGGCTGGCCGCCCGCTGCTGATCATCGCTGAAGACGTCGAGGGTGAAGCCCTGGCGACCCTGGTGGTCAACAACATCCGTGGCATCCTGAAGACCGCCGCCGTCAAGGCCCCGGGCTTCGGCGACCGCCGCAAGGCCATGCTGGAAGACATCGCCATCCTGACCGGCGGCACCGTCATCGCTGAAGAAATCGGCCTGACGCTGGAAAAGGCTGGCCTGAACGACCTGGGCCAGGCCAAGCGTATCGAGATCGGCAAGGAAAACACCATCATCATCGATGGCGCCGGCGACGCAGGTGCGATCGAAGGCCGCGTGAAGCAAATCCGCGCCCAGATCGAAGAAGCGACCTCGGACTACGACCGTGAAAAGCTGCAAGAGCGCGTGGCCAAGCTGGCCGGCGGTGTTGCCGTGATCAAGGTTGGCGCTGCCACCGAAGTCGAAATGAAGGAAAAGAAGGCCCGCGTGGAAGACGCCCTGCACGCCACTCGCGCTGCGGTGGAAGAAGGCATCGTCCCCGGCGGTGGTGTGGCCCTGCTGCGTGCCCGCGCTGCGATCTCGGCACTGACCGGCGAAAACGCCGACCAGAACGCCGGTATCAAGATCGTGCTGCGCGCCATGGAAGAGCCGCTGCGCCAGATCGTGCTGAACGCCGGTGAAGAAGCGTCGGTCGTCGTTGCCAAGGTCATCGAAGGCAAGGGCAACTACGGCTACAACGCGGCTTCGGGCGAGTACGGCGACTTGGTCGAGATGGGTGTGCTGGACCCGACCAAGGTCACCCGCACCGCACTGCAGAACGCCGCTTCGGTGGCTTCGCTGATGCTGACCACCGACTGCGCCGTGGCCGAATCGCCGAAGGACGAGTCGGCTCCGGCAATGCCGGGCGGCATGGGCGGCATGGGCGGCATGGAAGGCATGATGTAA
- a CDS encoding metallophosphoesterase, translating into MKLRILSDLHIEHNMPQSVPDCDADVVVLAGDIANGRDGIDWAARTFSQPVVYVPGNHEYYEGNFDTVDRLMAEAAADHPGMQVLNGAVAEFSGAGGGVRILGTTWWTDYTLFGNDRREDAMQACAAVMLDHRLIELAGDDGRARHFTPEDALARHQAASAWLASRLAQPFDGKTVVVTHHGPDLGSLDPRYSHDLVSGGFLSRRPDLVAQADLWIHGHTHTSFDYCIDDSRVVCNPRGYVSRRTGEPENPRFDWCCVVDV; encoded by the coding sequence ATGAAGCTACGCATCCTGAGCGACCTGCATATCGAGCACAACATGCCGCAGTCGGTACCGGACTGCGACGCGGACGTCGTGGTGCTGGCCGGCGACATCGCCAACGGCCGCGACGGCATCGACTGGGCGGCACGCACCTTCAGCCAGCCGGTAGTCTATGTCCCTGGCAACCACGAGTACTACGAGGGCAATTTCGACACCGTCGACCGTTTGATGGCGGAAGCCGCCGCCGACCACCCGGGCATGCAAGTGCTCAACGGCGCGGTGGCCGAATTCAGCGGCGCGGGCGGGGGCGTGCGCATCCTCGGCACCACCTGGTGGACCGACTACACGCTGTTCGGCAACGACCGGCGCGAGGATGCGATGCAGGCCTGCGCCGCAGTGATGCTGGACCACCGCCTGATCGAGCTGGCCGGCGACGACGGCCGCGCGCGGCACTTCACGCCCGAGGACGCGCTGGCGCGCCACCAGGCCGCATCGGCCTGGCTCGCCTCCCGGCTGGCGCAGCCCTTCGACGGCAAGACGGTGGTGGTCACCCACCACGGCCCCGACCTCGGCAGCCTGGACCCGCGCTATTCGCACGATCTGGTCTCCGGCGGCTTCCTGTCGCGCCGGCCCGACCTGGTGGCACAGGCCGACCTGTGGATCCACGGCCATACGCACACCAGCTTCGACTACTGCATCGACGATTCGCGCGTGGTGTGCAATCCGCGCGGCTATGTCAGTCGGCGTACCGGCGAGCCGGAGAACCCGCGCTTCGACTGGTGCTGCGTGGTCGACGTCTGA
- a CDS encoding type II secretion system protein (K12511: tadC; tight adherence protein C) translates to MQGIIQGFQADQVIVLGLIFVAAFGTVFGVLHVFSPDRMRGRMEQLAGQAGSVAPDAGRVQAWVDKLVQWSKPVSRLSLPKEGWENSQLRVRFMNAGWRSAGAAPLYFAAKTVLAVALPMIGLVALSGQPALQERNIMFALLAVLGAIGYYLPNVVLARKVSQRQRTVFEEFPDVIDLLTVCVEAGLGLDAALMRVADELALRCPVLADELQLMLLELRSGFSKEKALSNLSLRTGVEDVDKFASMLIQADRFGTSLGESLRVLSDMLRTKRRMRAEEQAAKIALKLLFPLIFTIFPSLLLVLLGPAFIQIYRVLLPTMSGQGG, encoded by the coding sequence ATGCAAGGCATTATCCAGGGGTTTCAGGCAGACCAAGTGATCGTGCTCGGGCTGATCTTCGTGGCCGCGTTCGGCACGGTGTTCGGCGTGCTGCACGTGTTTTCGCCCGACCGCATGCGGGGGCGCATGGAGCAGCTCGCGGGCCAGGCGGGGAGCGTCGCGCCGGACGCGGGCAGGGTCCAGGCCTGGGTCGACAAGCTGGTGCAGTGGTCCAAGCCGGTGTCGCGGCTGTCACTGCCCAAGGAAGGCTGGGAGAACTCGCAGCTGCGCGTGCGCTTCATGAACGCCGGCTGGCGCAGCGCCGGCGCCGCCCCGCTGTACTTTGCCGCCAAGACGGTGCTGGCGGTGGCGCTGCCGATGATCGGGCTGGTGGCGCTCAGCGGCCAGCCGGCCTTGCAGGAGCGCAACATCATGTTCGCGCTGCTGGCGGTGCTGGGCGCCATCGGCTACTACCTGCCGAACGTGGTGCTGGCGCGCAAGGTGTCGCAACGCCAGCGCACCGTGTTCGAAGAGTTCCCCGACGTGATCGACCTGCTGACCGTGTGCGTGGAAGCCGGCCTCGGGCTCGATGCGGCGCTGATGCGCGTGGCCGACGAGCTGGCGCTGCGCTGCCCGGTGCTGGCCGATGAACTCCAGCTGATGCTGCTGGAGCTGCGCTCCGGCTTCTCCAAGGAAAAGGCGCTGTCGAACCTGTCGCTGCGCACCGGGGTGGAGGACGTGGACAAGTTCGCCTCGATGCTGATCCAGGCCGACCGCTTCGGCACCAGCCTGGGCGAGTCGCTGCGGGTGCTGTCGGACATGCTGCGCACCAAGCGCCGCATGCGGGCCGAGGAGCAGGCGGCCAAGATCGCGCTCAAGCTGCTGTTCCCGCTGATCTTCACCATCTTTCCCTCGCTGCTGCTGGTGCTGCTGGGACCGGCGTTTATCCAGATCTATCGCGTACTGTTGCCGACGATGTCGGGACAGGGTGGATAG
- a CDS encoding pilus assembly protein TadB (K12510: tadB; tight adherence protein B) yields MSMIFYAFGILLFVAVVLCVEGIYLWWNSSHGSAAKRIDARLRALSAGGQVSAERLSILKRRMLSDSPRMQRWLMNVPRVGMLDRWLEQSGSTWSVAQLLGYCGLVVLCTVALIPLLPVPLPFILAGAALAGLLPVLHVIRQRQKRLKQMEAQLPDAVDMISRALRAGHAFSGALGMVGQEMKAPIGPEFRTTFEEINYGVALDEAMTNLAIRVPINDLRYFVIAVLIQRESGGNLAEILDTIGNLVRERLKLFDKIRVLSAEGRLSAWILGLLPFGTAALILVVNPGFMRVLWEDPMGLRMVGGALFSMVMGVLWMRKIIRIRV; encoded by the coding sequence ATGAGCATGATCTTCTATGCCTTCGGCATCCTGCTGTTCGTGGCCGTGGTGCTCTGTGTCGAGGGCATCTACCTGTGGTGGAACAGCTCCCACGGTTCGGCCGCCAAACGAATCGACGCGCGGCTGCGGGCACTGTCCGCGGGCGGGCAAGTCAGCGCCGAACGCCTGTCGATCCTGAAGAGGCGCATGCTCAGCGACTCGCCGCGCATGCAGCGATGGCTGATGAACGTGCCGCGCGTCGGCATGCTCGACCGCTGGCTGGAACAGTCCGGCAGCACCTGGTCGGTGGCGCAGCTGCTGGGCTACTGCGGCCTGGTGGTGCTGTGCACCGTGGCACTGATACCGCTGCTGCCGGTGCCCTTGCCATTCATCCTGGCCGGCGCCGCGCTGGCGGGCCTGCTGCCGGTGCTGCACGTGATACGGCAGCGCCAAAAGCGCCTCAAGCAGATGGAAGCGCAGCTGCCGGATGCGGTCGACATGATCAGCCGCGCACTGCGCGCCGGCCACGCGTTCAGCGGCGCGCTGGGCATGGTCGGGCAGGAGATGAAGGCGCCGATCGGGCCGGAGTTCCGCACCACCTTCGAAGAGATCAACTACGGCGTGGCGCTGGACGAGGCCATGACCAACCTCGCCATCCGCGTGCCGATCAACGACCTGCGTTACTTCGTCATCGCGGTGCTGATCCAGCGCGAAAGCGGCGGCAACCTGGCCGAGATCCTCGACACCATCGGCAACCTGGTGCGCGAGCGCCTGAAGCTGTTCGACAAGATCCGCGTGCTGTCGGCCGAGGGCCGGCTGTCGGCGTGGATCCTGGGGCTGCTGCCGTTCGGCACCGCCGCACTGATCCTGGTGGTCAACCCGGGCTTCATGCGGGTGCTGTGGGAAGACCCGATGGGGCTGCGCATGGTCGGCGGCGCGCTGTTCTCGATGGTCATGGGCGTGCTGTGGATGCGCAAGATCATCCGTATCCGGGTATGA